The Pseudopipra pipra isolate bDixPip1 chromosome 29, bDixPip1.hap1, whole genome shotgun sequence DNA segment ccttccctgggagggtggggaggccctggcacaggttgcccacagaagctgtggctgccccatccctggaagtgttcaaagccaggttggaacaacctggaatagaggaaggtgtccctgcccatggcagggggtggcactggatgagctttaaggccccttccacAGAACCGCGGTGAAATGCTGCCTCTTTAAACGGCAGGAATGGGGGGCTGAGCCCTTCCGAGCTCCCTGCAGAACTCCAGCCCTTCCACGAGCGTGCCAAGGGCTCCTCTGCCcgtctcctcctccctgggtgCACCCACAGctcgggctgggctgggctgcgcTCGTTAATCAGCAGTTAATTACAAGCAGCCGCCGCTCAGCTCCCGTCACGCGTCAGCTCATCCCAAACACCTCCGGGAACGGGGCGGAGACAGGAGGTACCAAATTCCTGCGGCTCAGCCCCTGCTTGGCCACgggatggagctgcaggaccGGGGAACGCTTCGGGTCGGAGGAGACCTCGAACATCTCGTTCTGGTCCACGAGGGACACCTCCACTATCCCCAGGTAACTCcgagccctgtccagcctggccttggactcCTCCAGGGcatccccagcttctctggccaaTACGGGGGGGCTCATATACCGTTATTTGGCATTAAGTGACTgagttgctgtttgttttcagccCCAGAcccccggggcggggctgggTGAAGgtgcagctccccagggcaggttGGCCTTGCTGCTGGacctgtgctgcttccagcacagctctgaccCGATATTCCCTGGGCTGGCCCACCCAGACCACACATCATTGTGACTTTAACCACCTCGGTGCATCTGTCTGCCTCTGCAGACAGCCCTGAGAGCTTGGTAGAGGTTTCTGAAAGGCAGAGACACTCTAAATGCCTCTCTAAGTACTCAgcctctttgttttttaattcgGAATAATGAGAAACGTGGCAGTTGCCTCCCAGCTTATTGAGAGAGCAGACGGCTGCCTTCCCAGACACATTGAGATGCAAATCACTGCGAGTTCGGTCGCAATGCTTTTGTCCGGGAGTGGGAGAGCTCGGCGGAGTTGGGGGAATgatgcagagggagggaggaaccAGAGAAGTTCCTCAGATGAACGCGCAGCAGTGGCTCCCTGGGACCACTGGGACCTCTGGGACCACTGCCCTGAAGGTGCGGGCGAAAAATCctgagaggagcaggaagggatcCTTTGTTCGTGTTGCTGCTGTAACCTGGGGGTGTTTGGGGCAGTTCGGTGTGGAGCCCTGAGCCCCGGGAGTGTCTGTGCCTGgggctccctcctgctccccgaATCCATCGGCCACACGAGGGAGCGCAAGGAATTGCTGCGGTGCCGCTGACAAGTGCCCGAGGAACGATTTAGGGGCAATTTAATGGGGATTTCGCGGTGGATGGGGTGGGAACACCTCCCCTGGTGAGCAGCTCAGTGTCCCACGCGTGGAGCTGTGTGGGGTTGGAGCTCTGCCCTGACAATTCCAGTGCCTGGGACTTGGCGATTCCCTGGGTTTGTCACCCCACAgctgcctcagcttccctgggagTTGTCTGGAGACCCTCTGTGGGCAGCTGGGGAGTTATTCCTGGCCCGGGTTGGAGTTGGAGTTTGTCTGTCCCTGGCTGGGGATTTTCAGCTCCCAGTCGAGTGTGAGAagggatgggggggaaaaccCAACCCCATTGGAAAGCAAATGGTTGGATGCAGTAGAGGTTTTATTGTGAGATGTTGGGGATAGAGAATAAAGTCATGCAGACTAAGAACTTCCAGCTGTACATCAGAGGTGGATGTTTAAGCAGTAAGTGCTTCAAGAGTGAGTTGCTTCACACAATAGACCCCCTTGACTTGAAAGTCAATTTCTGTTTTCCCCGTTTTACATTTGTTGTCTTATTTCTGTTGATGGTGTAGAAAACAAAGTGCAGGATTTAAATAACAGagtcactgaggttggaaaagccctccaggatcatcgagtcccccctgtgccccatccccaccttggccccagcccagagcactcagtgccacagccagtcctgccctgggcacctccagggctggggactccaccacctccctgggcaaaaAACCCCCATTTTCTTCACAAATTTTCCTCTGGTGCAAAGTcaagagcagaaggaaatgtTTATTGTTAGCAGGACGAGCAGGAAAGGCCCCGGTTTTTGTTGGCACTGGGGCTGCTTTGATGTAACATCATCTGTGTGAGTGACTGTGCCCTGGTAAAACTCACACCTCCTTTACACAGCAGGGACACAACTGTCCTCCTGCAGCTGAGACCTGGCCCGGGGGGGGCAAGAGACTGAGGATAGGAAGAGATGAGACCTCTAAATCTAATACAGAGCATAACAGAGAGGATTCACTGAGGGCTGGGTTTTAGAGGTGTCAGGATGCCCCAGAGCTCTGGTGGTTCCAGGAGAAGAGTCGTGCTCCCGAGAGCTGGTGAGGGTGAGTCTGGCTCTTCACCCCCTGGGTGTCCTGTGGGCACCTCCCAGGGGTTTATTGCTGCCCACAGTTGTACTGGTAACTGTTGGACCACTGGTACGAGTAAGGGTAGGAGCTGTGTTGGCACAGGGGAGCTGGGGTGCACACCTGAGGGGCTGGGACACACACCTGAGGGGCTGGGACACACACCTGAGGAGTGGGGGCACACACCTTGGGAGCTGGGACACACACCTGAGGAGTGGGGGCACACACCTTGGGAGCTGGGACACACACCTGAGGAGCGGGGGCACACACCTGAGGGCACCTCTTCACGCCCCCCTGCCCACACtgggacaggcagagctgctccctgcccgTCCCCTGGGGCTGAGGGAAGGTCACAGTGCAGGGGTTGAggctcctggggctgcagcagcaggaggaggaggaggagcaggagtgaCCTTCCACCACGTGTGTCTCCACGCAGCCCGAGGAGCagtgggggctctgcagggtcCTCCTCAGGCTGCACACCTTGGCAGCCGTGGGGGCACAGCCCGGGCACTGCACACACTTCACCACCCCGGGGgggtggcactgctgggggaacACGGGCGGGGGGCACTTCATTCCAGCCGGGATGTAACGCTGCTGCCTGTACTGGTACCTGTAGTAGGACATCGTTCCGGGGGAATGGGCCTGGAAAACAAATCAGGGGAGAGGGGTGAGGGAACTCCCTGCAGGTCTGGGGTGTGGAACTGCTGCTTGTGCTGGGACCTGGAGTGAGACACGGTTCTGGGGGAGGAATGAACCTAAAAGAGCCAAGTAGGGGAGAAAAGTGAAGGAATTCCCTGCAAAGCGTGCGATGggaattgaggggcccagacctggacacagcactcgaggtgccctcctccccagtgcccagcacaatccctgccctgctgtgggacatcccagctctctctgccACACGTGGAGGACCCAAGGAGTCCGTTCCAAGGATGTGATTGAGCACAGGGAAGTGCTGAGACCTTGGATTTCCTAATAACAGTTTAAAATCTGCCTGTAGATCAGCTTCCTCAGCACCAGCACCTGGCTCTGGGGCATCTGCACCTTGCAATTTGGTGGCAGTTGACTCTGCAGATGTACAGGACaactcatcccattccacccctgccacgggcagggacaccctccactgtcccaggctgctccaacctgccctcggacactcccagggatggggcagccacagcttctctgggcaacctgtgccagggcctccccccctcccagggaacaattccttcccaatatccaacctgaattTCCCCTCTGTCAGTCTGAACCCaccccccttgtcctgtcaccccaGTTCCTGAGGaacatccctctccagcttccctgcagccccctcagctcctggAAGGTTctctgaggtctccacacaaccttctcctctccaggctgaacattcccagctctcccagcctgtcaaAG contains these protein-coding regions:
- the LOC135403900 gene encoding keratin-associated protein 10-8-like — protein: MSYYRYQYRQQRYIPAGMKCPPPVFPQQCHPPGVVKCVQCPGCAPTAAKVCSLRRTLQSPHCSSGCVETHVVEGHSCSSSSSCCCSPRSLNPCTVTFPQPQGTGREQLCLSQCGQGGVKRCPQVCAPAPQVCVPAPKVCAPTPQVCVPAPKVCAPTPQVCVPAPQVCVPAPQVCTPAPLCQHSSYPYSYQWSNSYQYNCGQQ